The Polymorphobacter megasporae genome window below encodes:
- a CDS encoding topoisomerase DNA-binding C4 zinc finger domain-containing protein → MTLPLLYVDGTLVRPGRRLGRGGEGDVFTIDDESGRALKLYTVPDLAEREAKVRAMVRGGLAAKSALVAFPIAAVLSDGGRFVGFVMRSVVGHKPLFELYGPAARKRQFPEADFRFLVRVATNVARAIATVHESGCVIGDINHSGILVSEQAVAALIDADSFQFTDGGARHACRVGVPEYTAPELQGSSLRDVVRTRSHDEFGLAVVIFQLLFLGRHPYAGTFAGAGDMPIQNAIGQNRFAYTRVRDVGMSPPPHAVTLDDVPAGVAAAFEAAFAPAPARRPTAAEWASLMQELERHLMRCGAKSEHLFPVSAAQCPWCRMERGLGVTLFLPKALAGATVRIDDLGDRDFDIVVVWAEIQAVRAPTRDDIQPVLPTVDPDPGREALAAVERRTVRMVMGAVALAVSVAAIYLAPALILAWLGIGAFGINRLLTAKIDVDAARRRHAQARSEWTKGLETWRDRAGFKELETSVEALRRARADYMSLPTREKESIERHEAERHGHQLAAHLDRQQIRHARVDGVGTSLVTQLASHGIETAGHLVANRIMNVPGFGPVKTAALLEWRRSVEAKFRFSTFKTAAETAELAKIRGRFAAEASALRRTLSGGATQLETTVAMLKVRSAAADPELSRLHVETRGREADLTFLGIPVPAISSSPAAGTPFPSKAASSSTATVGPSFAPAGGVPAPSSGKTCPRCSRQMVLRTARRGTSPGRRFWGCAAYPSCQGTRPI, encoded by the coding sequence GTGACGCTTCCGCTGCTCTATGTCGACGGAACCCTCGTCCGCCCCGGCAGGCGGCTCGGCCGCGGCGGCGAAGGCGACGTCTTCACGATTGACGACGAAAGTGGTCGGGCGTTGAAGCTGTACACCGTGCCCGACCTTGCCGAGCGGGAAGCGAAGGTCCGGGCGATGGTGCGCGGCGGACTGGCCGCCAAGTCCGCGCTCGTGGCCTTTCCGATCGCCGCCGTCCTATCGGACGGCGGACGCTTCGTCGGCTTTGTCATGCGGAGCGTGGTTGGGCACAAACCGTTGTTCGAGCTGTACGGCCCCGCCGCGAGAAAGCGGCAATTCCCCGAAGCCGACTTTCGCTTTCTCGTTCGGGTCGCGACGAACGTCGCCCGCGCCATCGCGACCGTTCATGAAAGCGGGTGCGTGATCGGCGACATCAATCACTCAGGCATCCTCGTCTCGGAGCAGGCTGTGGCCGCTTTGATCGACGCGGACAGCTTTCAGTTCACGGATGGCGGCGCGCGCCATGCCTGCAGGGTCGGCGTTCCCGAGTACACCGCGCCGGAACTACAGGGTTCGTCCCTCAGAGACGTCGTGAGGACGCGGTCGCACGACGAGTTCGGACTTGCCGTCGTCATCTTCCAGCTTTTGTTCCTCGGCCGTCATCCGTACGCCGGAACGTTCGCCGGTGCCGGCGACATGCCGATCCAGAATGCGATCGGCCAAAACCGCTTCGCCTACACCAGGGTCCGCGACGTGGGCATGTCGCCTCCGCCCCATGCGGTCACGCTGGATGACGTGCCGGCAGGTGTCGCCGCCGCGTTCGAGGCCGCATTCGCGCCCGCCCCAGCACGACGACCTACTGCTGCGGAGTGGGCGTCGCTCATGCAGGAGCTCGAGAGGCATCTGATGCGGTGCGGCGCAAAATCCGAGCACCTCTTCCCGGTGTCGGCTGCGCAATGCCCCTGGTGCCGCATGGAACGGGGACTCGGCGTAACGCTTTTCCTGCCGAAGGCGCTGGCCGGAGCCACGGTTCGGATCGACGACCTGGGCGATCGGGACTTCGACATCGTGGTGGTCTGGGCGGAGATCCAGGCGGTCCGCGCCCCGACGCGCGACGACATCCAGCCGGTTTTGCCGACGGTCGACCCGGATCCCGGTCGGGAGGCACTGGCGGCAGTCGAGCGCCGCACCGTGCGAATGGTCATGGGCGCCGTCGCGCTCGCCGTATCGGTGGCGGCCATCTATCTTGCGCCAGCGCTCATTCTCGCCTGGCTCGGGATAGGGGCTTTCGGGATCAACCGGCTCCTTACCGCGAAGATCGATGTCGACGCCGCAAGGCGCCGCCACGCGCAGGCTCGATCCGAATGGACCAAAGGTCTCGAGACCTGGCGCGACCGCGCCGGATTCAAGGAACTCGAGACGTCGGTCGAGGCGCTGCGGCGCGCGCGCGCCGATTACATGTCACTTCCCACCCGGGAAAAGGAGAGCATCGAGCGGCACGAGGCGGAACGACATGGCCATCAGCTCGCGGCCCACCTCGACCGTCAGCAAATCAGGCATGCCCGAGTGGACGGCGTCGGAACCTCGCTCGTGACGCAGCTTGCCTCGCACGGGATCGAGACCGCCGGCCACCTGGTCGCCAACCGGATCATGAATGTCCCGGGGTTCGGTCCCGTGAAGACCGCAGCGCTCCTAGAGTGGCGGCGCTCGGTAGAGGCGAAATTCAGGTTCTCGACCTTCAAGACTGCGGCCGAAACAGCCGAACTTGCGAAGATCAGGGGGCGGTTCGCTGCTGAGGCGTCCGCGCTGCGCCGCACGCTGTCCGGGGGCGCCACCCAACTGGAGACGACTGTAGCGATGTTGAAGGTACGCTCAGCCGCCGCCGATCCCGAATTGAGTCGGCTGCATGTCGAGACGAGGGGGCGCGAAGCCGATCTGACGTTCCTCGGGATACCCGTCCCAGCGATATCGTCGTCACCTGCAGCGGGGACACCCTTCCCTTCGAAAGCCGCCTCTTCGTCGACGGCGACCGTCGGACCGAGCTTCGCGCCGGCCGGAGGCGTTCCCGCGCCGTCGAGTGGGAAGACGTGTCCTCGATGCTCGCGGCAGATGGTCTTGCGTACCGCCCGGCGGGGCACAAGTCCCGGGCGGAGGTTCTGGGGATGCGCAGCCTATCCGTCCTGCCAGGGGACCAGGCCCATCTGA
- a CDS encoding MucR family transcriptional regulator: MNPLFVNRDKTVSKLLSLTTNIVASYVSNHLVATRDLPGLIKNVYVALSGAGERKSTEVTAQEPAVSIRRSIKPDFIICLEDGKKLKMLKRHLLNDFGMTPDAYRAKWRLPADYPMVAPNYAEQRRALALKIGLGRKPLIEPSTPHLPPRKERALRKGSIAVIT; the protein is encoded by the coding sequence ATGAACCCTTTGTTTGTGAATCGAGATAAAACCGTGTCAAAGTTACTTTCCTTAACTACCAATATTGTGGCGTCGTACGTGTCTAACCATCTCGTTGCCACGCGCGATCTGCCGGGTCTTATAAAAAATGTCTATGTAGCGTTGAGCGGTGCTGGAGAGCGAAAATCGACCGAGGTGACGGCTCAGGAACCGGCGGTATCGATCAGGAGATCGATCAAGCCTGACTTCATCATTTGTCTTGAGGACGGCAAAAAGCTCAAAATGCTTAAGCGCCATTTGCTTAATGATTTTGGGATGACGCCCGATGCGTATCGGGCGAAATGGCGGTTGCCCGCCGACTATCCTATGGTTGCGCCGAACTATGCGGAGCAGCGTCGGGCTCTGGCCCTAAAGATCGGCCTTGGTCGCAAGCCCCTGATCGAGCCCTCGACCCCGCACCTTCCGCCGAGGAAGGAGCGCGCGCTCCGCAAGGGTTCCATAGCGGTAATAACTTAA
- a CDS encoding tryptophan-rich sensory protein: MFFGQRAPGWGAIVSAGLGASAIGYVVAAKQTDGVAATLGIPLVTCVAFATLLAENIWRKNETAAEN; the protein is encoded by the coding sequence GTGTTCTTCGGTCAGCGGGCGCCCGGGTGGGGAGCGATCGTCTCCGCGGGTCTGGGAGCCAGTGCCATCGGCTATGTCGTCGCGGCCAAGCAGACCGATGGCGTCGCGGCCACGCTTGGCATTCCTCTCGTGACGTGTGTCGCGTTCGCGACCCTGCTCGCTGAAAACATCTGGCGGAAAAACGAGACGGCTGCTGAGAACTGA
- a CDS encoding GGDEF domain-containing protein produces MSILETRLPDDTYIDLVRSLFLTFVPTIIMAISFLTIGALVASQSRDMFVASLVALGSLAALGRITVLLRYRRRVADACLTIEIARSLERRFGVVYLIFAAVFGAFCATALLAGAVSSNASIIGLLFGYGAGVAAGVSLRPWISIPSLLLATVPPTLVLWSMPDHMHLALGSLTALFVAGAIQTMSERFRKTASDITMRRSFSLLARRDHLTGLSNRLSLRERYEEFAQAAGAADIIAVHCLDLDRFKPVNDRYGHPVGDALLTAVAERLLGTIRECDFAARIGGDEFVIVQTEAKSADEVRALATRIVAAIAEPFFIAGHTIRIATSVGFVLSSTHGSDLTRLVAGADQALCAVKARGGGIEQCVEISDDRILDAEVRIAA; encoded by the coding sequence GTGTCTATCCTCGAAACTAGGCTTCCCGACGACACCTATATCGATCTGGTGCGGAGCCTGTTTCTGACGTTTGTACCGACGATCATCATGGCGATCTCGTTTCTGACAATCGGCGCGCTCGTCGCTTCTCAGAGTCGTGACATGTTCGTCGCGTCGCTGGTGGCGCTTGGCAGCCTCGCCGCCTTGGGCCGGATCACGGTGCTTCTGCGCTACCGCCGTCGGGTGGCTGACGCGTGTCTCACGATCGAGATTGCTCGGTCACTCGAGCGTCGCTTCGGAGTCGTTTACCTGATATTTGCGGCCGTGTTTGGAGCATTCTGCGCGACAGCGCTGCTCGCAGGCGCGGTCTCATCAAACGCTAGCATCATCGGCCTCTTGTTCGGCTATGGTGCCGGCGTCGCTGCGGGTGTCTCGCTGCGCCCGTGGATCAGTATTCCCAGCCTGCTTCTTGCCACCGTGCCGCCCACCCTCGTTTTATGGTCGATGCCGGATCACATGCATCTGGCCCTCGGGTCGCTGACCGCGCTCTTTGTCGCAGGCGCAATCCAAACAATGTCCGAGCGATTTCGGAAAACGGCTAGTGATATCACCATGCGTCGCTCGTTCTCGCTGCTGGCACGCCGCGATCATCTGACTGGTCTGTCCAACCGGCTTTCGCTCCGCGAGCGCTACGAGGAGTTCGCGCAAGCGGCGGGCGCAGCAGACATCATTGCCGTTCATTGTCTCGATCTCGACCGTTTCAAACCTGTGAACGATCGCTACGGCCATCCGGTCGGCGACGCTCTGTTGACGGCCGTCGCCGAGCGCTTGCTCGGCACCATTCGCGAGTGTGATTTTGCGGCGCGCATCGGCGGCGACGAATTCGTCATCGTGCAAACCGAGGCCAAAAGCGCCGACGAGGTCAGAGCCTTGGCGACCCGCATTGTGGCCGCGATCGCCGAACCTTTTTTTATCGCGGGCCATACCATTCGAATCGCCACGAGCGTTGGCTTTGTCCTTTCGTCGACGCATGGGTCTGATCTCACCCGGCTCGTCGCCGGCGCTGACCAGGCGCTTTGCGCAGTCAAGGCACGGGGCGGCGGGATCGAGCAGTGCGTTGAGATCTCGGATGACAGGATCCTCGACGCCGAGGTGAGGATAGCGGCGTGA
- a CDS encoding nucleotidyltransferase domain-containing protein, translated as MEVAGVQQHWTNAIREWAGRQPLVIEVYAFGSRVKGGYRPDSDLDLAFVIDGQDEGETLGNAIFLLPSWRNELQAMLPVEVHAQPMFDDDEVVAPAVRDHGMLLFRRFKLP; from the coding sequence ATGGAGGTCGCGGGTGTGCAGCAGCACTGGACGAATGCGATCCGGGAATGGGCCGGACGGCAGCCTCTGGTGATCGAGGTCTATGCCTTCGGCTCGCGGGTAAAGGGTGGCTACCGGCCTGACAGCGACCTCGACCTTGCGTTCGTTATCGACGGCCAGGACGAGGGCGAGACCCTCGGGAACGCCATCTTCCTCCTGCCGTCCTGGCGCAACGAGTTGCAGGCGATGCTTCCCGTCGAAGTACATGCGCAGCCTATGTTCGATGATGACGAAGTGGTGGCACCCGCGGTGCGGGATCATGGAATGTTGTTGTTCAGGCGCTTCAAACTTCCATGA